In the Silurus meridionalis isolate SWU-2019-XX chromosome 6, ASM1480568v1, whole genome shotgun sequence genome, one interval contains:
- the si:ch211-284o19.8 gene encoding protein lifeguard 1 translates to MMEFEKQSTPEKMEAECSEAAFAPPPYPADTAFMQQPPTGMAPHYPYGPTVYQTYPPVAPGGDFSAPEMNTQASAADGPGSGFGAPVCSVSEFDDKTVRRAFIRKVFSVVTVQLLVTFSVVCVFTFSETVKEAVQDNLWIYLSSYIIFMVVALALTFSSSLSRKHPWNFISLSVVTLSLSYMVGTVASYHNTTAVIIAMGATLVISFSIIIFSAQTRVEFTLWNGVLIVLAVDLLMFGFFTTFYYSNALQVVYGCLGALVYSLFLAIDCQLVMGREKYSLNPEEYIFAALIIYLDIIIIFLYILMLLGGSSKS, encoded by the exons ATGATGGAATTTGAGAAACAGTCAACACCAGAGAAGATGGAAGCTGAATGCAGTGAGGCCGCTTTTGCCCCACCTCCTTACCCCGCTGACACGGCCTTCATGCAGCAGCCTCCTACTGGCATGGCTCCTCACTACCCCTATGGCCCCACAGTTTACCAAACGTACCCTCCAGTAGCCCCAGGCGGAGACTTTTCAGCTCCGGAGATGAACACTCAGGCCTCAGCAGCAGATGGACCAG GAAGTGGGTTTGGAGCACCGGTGTGTTCGGTGTCTGAGTTCGATGATAAAACTGTGCGAAGAGCCTTCATCAGAAAG GTGTTTAGTGTGGTCACTGTGCAGCTGTTGGTCACCTTCTCcgtcgtgtgtgtgtttactttctCGGAGACAGTGAAGGAAGCGGTGCAAGATAACCTCTGGATCTACCTCAGTTCCTACATCATCTTTATGGTGGTGGCACTGGCACTCACCTTCTCTTCATCCCTCAGCCGCAAACACCCATGGAACTTCATCTCCcta tcagtaGTGACCCTCAGTTTGTCCTACATGGTTGGCACTGTTGCATCATACCACAACACCACGGCTGTGATTATCGCGATGGGAGCAACACTCGTTATCTCATTTAGCATCATCATCTTCTCTGctcag acgCGTGTGGAGTTCACGTTGTGGAATGGGGTTCTGATTGTCCTGGCTGTGGATCTGCTGATGTTCGGGTTCTTCACGACGTTTTACTACTCGAACGCTCTGCAGGTTGTGTACGGGTGTCTCGGAGCTCTGGTCTACTCACTG TTCCTGGCTATCGACTGTCAGCTGGTGATggggagagagaaatacagCCTGAATCCTGAGGAGTACATCTTCGCTGCTTTAATCATCTACCtggacatcatcatcatcttcctttACATCCTCATGCTCCTCGGAGGAAGCTCAAAAAGCTAA
- the zgc:66427 gene encoding E3 ubiquitin-protein ligase znrf1, with protein sequence MGTRSSRLQEESVCGPLDKNGGVKRESFRRIRSSRPSSLALDFPSSFDRDSEINQSRSEESSDSDTGRRVSPTDTDNGTVHSVEPETDHDDDSPGIPARFSSEETASSVALRASAERLTGAHRHSSGRNTTARSARVRTTRPVSEAWIGLYRVRHSLRCPFCTRMFPGGRIEEHLLTCLTSPPLPYNTDVLSKDSGECSICLEELLQGDTIARLACLCVYHKKCIDSWSSVKPCCPEHPFN encoded by the exons ATGGGAACGAGATCGAGTCGTTTACAGGAGGAATCGGTGTGTGGACCGCTGGACAAGAACGGCGGCGTCAAGCGAGAATCTTTCAGGCGAATCCGCAGCTCAAGGCCCAGCAGCCTCGCACTCGATTTTCCCTCCAGCTTCGACCGCGACTCGGAAATCAACCAGAGCCGCAGTGAAGAAAGCAGTGACTCGGACACCGGCCGCCGTGTTTCCCCGACGGATACCGATAACGGTACCGTCCACAGTGTTGAGCCGGAAACCGATCACGATGATGACAGTCCCGGAATCCCCGCGCGCTTCTCATCAGAGGAAACCGCAAGCAGTGTCGCGCTCCGGGCCTCGGCTGAGAGACTCACCGGGGCACATAGACACTCTTCCGGGCGGAACACCACTGCGAGATCAGCGCGGGTCCGGACTACCAGGCCCGTTTCCGAGGCGTGGATCGGGCTGTACAGAGTCAGACACAGCT TGCGCTGTCCATTCTGCACCAGGATGTTTCCTGGAGGACGTATTGAGGAGCACCTcctcacctgtctcacctctCCACCTCTACCTTATAACA cTGATGTTCTAAGTAAAGATAGTGGAGAGTGTTCCATCTGCCTGGAGGAGCTGCTGCAGGGGGACACCATCGCTCGTCTCGCCTGTCTCTGTGTCTACCacaaaaa GTGTATTGACTCCTGGAGTTCTGTGAAGCCCTGCTGCCCTGAACATCCATTCAACTGA